The following DNA comes from Naumovozyma dairenensis CBS 421 chromosome 4, complete genome.
AGTCCACCACCAATTGACTTCCAGAAGGACAGTATTATAAACTTAGCTTTAGAAATCGTTccatattatttgaaacataatggtgaagaagaagctgtCGATTTATTGTTTGAAGTGGAATCCGTCGATAAATTACCACCATTTGTTGATGAAAACACTTACCAAAGAATTTGTCAATATATGATCGCTTGTGTTCCATTATTACCACAACCAGAAGATAAGACATATTTAAATACTGCATTTTCCATTTATTTGACTCAATCTCAATTGCCTGAAGCATTAGCTTTGGCAATCAGATTAGgtaatgaagaattaatcAGATCTGTTTTCGATGCGACCTCTGATAAAACCATGCATCAACAACTGGCGTATATTTTATCCACTCAAAAGATTTCATTTGAATACGAAGGCATTCAAGATATTATCGGAAATACTAAACTTTCTGAACATTTCTTATATCTAGCTAAAGAACTGAATTTAACAATTCCAAAGACTCCTGAAGATATTTATAAGAGTCATTTAGATAATGCTAAATCTGTTTTCGCAGGTGGACTAGATTCTGCTCAACAAAATTTAGCAACTTCTTTTGTTAATGGATTATTAAACTTGGGGTTTTGTAGTGATAAATTGATTGtggatgatgataattgGGTTTATAAGACTAAAGGAGATGGTATGACATCTGCAGTGGCAAGTATTGGTTCCATTTACCAATGGAATTTGGATGGGTTACAACAATtagataaatatttatatgttgaagaaaatgaaattaaagcAGGAGCCTTATTAGGTATTGGTATTTCAGCCTGTGGTGTTCATGATGGTGATGTAGAACCTGctttgttattattacaagaatATGTTAATAATCCAAACGCTAAACTCAGTACTGCATCTATCTTAGGTTTGGGTATTGCATTTGCTGGTAGTGCCAATGAAGAAGTTTTAgggttattattaccaattGCTGCTGATACATCTATTCCATTTGAGACTGCTGTCGTGGCTTGTTTATCTTTGGGTCATATCTTTGTTGGTACTTGTAACGGTGATATCACTACAGCAATCATAGATAATTATATAGAAAGGTCAGATAGTGAATTAGAAACAGAATGGTTTAGATTCTTGGCACTTTCACTTGGGTTATTATATTTAGGAAAACCTGATCAAATATCTGATATTGCAGACACGCTTGTCAATTTTGAAGAACAACCAATGACTGCTTCTTTAGATTCAATGTTACACATGTGTGCTTACGTTGGTACAGGTGATGtattaatgattcaaaGTATATTGGACTGTTTAACTCCAGAGCCAGAAGATAAAAATGccaatgaagaaaatgaaaatgatgaagatgatggtACGGGACAAATCAATAGTTTAAGTGAATTTTTAGGTGAGAAAGCATCAGAGGGTGAAACTGAAACAGGGGAAGAACATGAACATGAACATGAAcatgaatatgaaaatgaacatgaacatgaacatgaacatgaacatgaacatgaaaatgaaaatgagaaCGAAGAGAATAAcactaatgataataacgAAGATGCAGATCAAATGGATGTTGATCAAGAGGAACATGTAGAAACTACAGGAACAACTGAAAATCAAACAGAACCCACTTCGACCAACAATGCGGAAGAAACAAAACCAAAAGAAGGTGCccaagatgaagaaaagaagaaatcagaaaaagaaggtgaaaaggaaaagggAGGTGATAACGAACAAGTATCCGACTCCCCGGATGGAATCTGCGAGGATCTATTTGGTGTATTATCAATTGCCATGATTGTATTAGGTGAAGACATAGGTAAAGAAATGTCTTTACGTCATTTTGGTCATTTAATGCATTATGGTAATGAAACTATTCGTCGTATGGTTCCATTAGCAATGGGTCTTGTTTCTATTGCTGATCCACAAATGAAAGTTTTTGATACTTTATCACGTCTTTCTCACGATGCAGATTTAGATGTTGCAATGAATTCTATTTTTGCTATGGGTCTATGTGGTGTTGGTACAAACAATGCAAGATTAGCACAATTATTGAGACAATTAGCAAGTTATTATTCTCGAGAACAGGATGCTTTATTCATAACAAGAATTGCTCAAGGTTTACTTCATCTAGGTAAAGGTACCATGACAATGGATATGTACGATGATTCACATGTTCTTAATAAAGTTACATTGGCTTCATTGTTGACAGTAATTACTGGTTTAGGAACTCCAGGTTTCATGTTAAAACACCATCAATTATTCTATTTCTTAAACAGTGGTGTAAGGCCCAAATATCTTTTAACTTtgaatgaagataatgaacCTATTAAAGTTAATGTACGTGTGGGTCAAGCAGTTGAGACTGTTGGTCAAGCAGGTAAACCAAAAACTATTACCGGTTGGATTACACAATCTACTCCCGTGTTATTAAATCATGGAGAAAGGgcagaattagaaaatgatgaatatataaGTCTGTCTAAGAGTTTGGAAGGTGTTGTTATCTTAAAGAAGAATCCAGATTATCACGAAGAGGAATAGAGGAATACCTTCCTGATAAATCAAACAAGTATTAAAAAAACCATATATAAggtaaatataatatagtccgtatatattaaatttcaaacacataaaaaatttattatcaacttctttatgttcaattaaatttCGTATAGCATAATGTTAATGTTATTGTTGTCactatttatttgtttagtaaaaaaaaaatatcttatAACCTGTAGTCTATATATGTAGTATATAGTCGTTTCTATGTCATTCTGTGAGATGATAAAAGCATTGTGAATGATACAAAGAATAACCAAGTATAGTAGGGATAAGAGACACACAGAAAAGTATTAGACATTATACGCCacttttaaagaatttccCTTGATacgataataaattttttgatatCAATCTTCTAATAGACTTAGGCGAAATCCGCGGCTTTACCAGTCATTAATAACCCAACGATCAGACCTAACAACCCAAGAATGGAACCAAAAATTTCGATAACTAAAATCTTGACGAACAATGCAGAATCAGCAGCATCTGAGACAGCCGCGGTAGCACCAGTAACCCCGACTGCTACCCCACAAACCAAATTAGATAATCCCACAGTTATACCACCCCAAAACAAGGAATAACCGGTGAACAagtttgattttgaaagtaAAGTTTCCGTTGACGCAACCGTAATCTTGGAAGAAAAGACGATAGAAATGATCAATCCATAAATAGCGACCACCtcacaaaaaataatagagaTTAAATTCTTGGTAGTAATTCTTGGAGCACGAACACCAGCACCAATGATAGATGCACCTGTGATGAAAATCCCCCATGCTGCACCCACGACGGAAAGACCTATACATAGTGCGATACCCAAATTTGCCCACATGTATGGTGATGATCTTTCTAGGAATTTACCTATGTTGATATCTGTTCCATGACCCGTGAATAGTTTGTATAGAATGTATATTGTGATTATTGTGATGATTAAATAGTAGAACCATTGAGAGTAGGATTTTTTACGGTATGATGTACCGTTTTCTGAATCACTCTTTATCATGACGAGTGAAgttgtatatatatacgtatgTGTGTGTTTGTGTGTGGTTCCAGCGCAATGTCCGTTTGGGTTCAATTGGATCCTTGTTGTCTACCTATTGATATCTGTTCCAATGGGACCATTGACTCTGTGAACTGTTTCTGTATTTAATAAAAGTTCACTTGTATTACATACGTACTTTCCTAATCCgatgttgttgctgcttCATTTTTGACATTTCGGATACTTTTTGTCTTTTTATTTGCGCTGGTTGCCCTTTGAAATTTACACCAAGACGAGACACCGGGTAACACACACAAAACAGTGTCAGACGTTGTTGGATGATAAAGATAGttcattcttctttcaaacaaagtattataatattatattattttatgttatattatattatattatattataagCAATTATATGTACataatttttattctttagTTTAATGTTGTCCCAATGGTCCccaatttatttattgctGTTCCACGATGACACCTTCGTAAGCAGGTTCAAGTAATTTCCAACTACATTGAATGTTATGCTTACTAaatctattaataatttcttgagCAATATCATCGAAATTTTCAGTAGCCAAAGCCAATATAGTTGGACCAGCCCCTGATAAGCAAATACCCAATAAACCAGGATGCGTAGTTGGAGTGACACTTGACAAAATTTCAGTCAAGCCAGGAATCAAAGTCTTTCTATATGGTTGATGGACACGATCTTGCATGGCCGGATAAATCAATTCAGAATCAGGTGGATCCATGGTCAAAGATGCGGTCAAGACAGCCAATCTTtgtaaattgaaaactaaATCTTGAGTAGTGTAAGCCTTTGGTAATACACCTCTTGAATCAGCAGTAGACAATTCGAAATTTGGAATGATAGCAATACATTTGATAGCTGGATTCCAAGAGTATTTAACATGTCTACCAATATCAGTTGGAGGTAAAGGTGGGACTAACCCAGTGTTTTCACCACCAGATGGTTCTGGAAGTACTTCTGCTAGTGGGATTTCACGTCTCTCTATTTCTTGTGGAGTTAAATCTCTTAAGAATGATCCACAGAATCCGCCCATCATAGCAGCGGTAATGTTATCTGGATGACGTTCAATCATTAGACAGAAATCTAGCATACGTTGTCTAGTGAAGCCTAATTTCCCAACTTCATTAGCTAGAACCACACCACCGACAACTGCGGCACCTGAAGAGCCTAACCCACGACCCAATGGGATTGGGTTATGGATATGAACCTTTGTACCCGATGGGAAACTTCTAATGTTGTTACAACGTAAGACATATAATGCAGTTCTAGTGATCAAATTGGCATCTGATTGCAATGGAACTGAGTCGAACCCTTCACTATCTTCACTGTATGTCAATTTACAATTGTTTGGATCGTCGTTGGTTTCATGAGCTTGAGATGAATCAATTGTAACGTTTAATTCCAAGAATAATGATAGACCAATACCTAGGACATCGTAACCTGGACCAATGTTGGCTGATGATGCTGGAACTTTGATTCTAAAACTACGAGCCATTTTTCCCTTTTTATGAGTGCAATGGGTTTCACCTCTTTCGGAAGTTTAATAAAAGGCTTTTTGAAGACGATGATTCAACTTGTCAAACCTTTATAAATATGATATCGTATCATATAGTATAATGTTGAAGATTCAACTTttccatcttcttcttcatgaCTCTTTCTgccaaatttttcacttttccTCAGCGCTAACTCGAAGAATTAAAATTCCCCCGTTGGGCCACGAATACCAGAAACGGCAAAACTGTTAACCCAAAAGAGTAATGATTCACAGACGGACATATAACTGCGAAATGACAGTAATAGAgaataagaagaaggagaagagGAAGGAATAAGGGCATTGGACCTACACAGGtatattcatcaattatCTTACCTCTTCAGCTGTGTCAGtgttatttgaaaaataaaattaaagcATAGgttttttattgaatatacTGGGggaaaaatttggattaatggaatatatatatctacGTGAACTAATTAAGATGAAAAGTCGGTGCTTAGCAACTatccaataatatattagTGCAAATATCTTAGATGTAATTTGATTCGTATTGATAATTGAGGGATACCTATTAATACATCCAGGGTCTAGTTCTAGgtttgttatttttataataagCAGAGGGGATAATAaggtaataaaaataaattcttaaagaatttcaatattggtAACTTCCTCTGAAGTAGCTTTGGTCGTAAAGTCATCATTAGTCGTTCTTAAAAGGATCGTCAAGCTCGGCGTGTCGCATATACAGGCAAGGCACTTTATTCTGATCCTCGTTATGCTTGATCAGCGTACAACTACTATTCAACTTATACTACCCCATCCTTATGTCTATAGACTTGTGTAGGAGTTAGAAGAACCAAATTAGTTCCACAAAATAGGTCAtctaaaaatatattttttgaaaatgttgCCAACGAATCTTTAGGCACTACgagagaaaaatataaacaaattttaGGTGATATGATGTTCAAACGTTATACAAAAATTTCGGAAGTaagatattgaatattatgtagaatgaaaaaataatctaTATCACTAGGTAATATGCCCAACATTCATTGTGCTGATGATGTTTATTTTACCTTTAACTAGAAAAGTATCAAAACATTTAATTTCCCCTTCGGTGAATATCCGCCCCTTTTaggaaattttcaatatatagCGATTTATAGTATTATTGAAGTATTTATATAGAGAGAGCTTGAAACTAACGAAAGTTGGATTGGATATCAAGCTAGGGCAAGCTGCAGCATACCAATCAGCTCATTGTAATCAGATTGTACTTCCGCGGATTGCGTGGAactactattattacttcACTTGTTTGCCTTTCCGATATCATATCTATTATGCTAAGAACTACTGTCAAGAATTTGTATTCCACGATCGCGAAGGAAACATTTCGCCAATCAACATTGTCTAATGGTTTAAGAGTAGCAACATCTAATGATCCAGGTCACTTTAGTGCCCTAGGATTATATGTAGGTGCTGGTCCCCGTTTTGAGAACGGAAACCTAAGAGGTTCTACTCATATTCTTGACAGATTGGCCTTTAAATCAACAGAACATATCGACGGTAGAACAATGACTGAAACTTTAGAATTACTAGGTGGGAATTATCAATGTACATCTTCAAGAGAAACAATGATGTACCAAGCTTCCGTTTTCAATCAAGACGTCCCAAAAATGTTGGAACTAATGACAGAAACAGTTAGATATCCAAACATTACTCAGcaagaattagatgaacaaaaattaactacagaatatgaaattgatgaaatatgGACCAAACCAGATTTAATCCTTCCTGAACTGTTACATACCACTGCATACTCTGGTAAAACATTAGGTGCACCATTATTATGTCCTCGAGAATTAATACCTTCAATTTCTAAATATTACCTGAACGAATATAGAAATAAGTTTTACACTCCAGAAAATACAGTAGCATCATTTGTAGGTGTCCCGCATGAGAAAGCTGTCGAATATGCGTCAAAATACTTGGGTGATTGGGAATCAACTAATCCACCAATGACTCAGGAATCTGCCCATTATACTGGTGGTGAAACTTGTATACCGCCTGCTCCAGTATTCGGTAACTTACCtgaattatattatattcaaattggGTATGAGGGTCTTCCGATCGATCATGAAGATATTTATGCCCTTGCCACTTTACAAACTTTATTAGGAGGAGGAGGTTCATTCAGTGCAGGTGGCCCAGGGAAAGGGATGTATTCTAGATTATACACGCACGtattaaatcaatattattttattgaaaattgtgTATCATTCAATCATTCTTATTCTGATTCAGGTATATTTGGTATCTCTATAGCTTGTTTACCAGAAGCAGCTAAACAAGCAACAGAAATTATTGCACAACAATTATACAGCACCTTtgcaaataaaaatttgagATTATCTCATGATGAAGTATCGAGAGCTAAGAATCAATTGAAGtcttctttattaatgaatttagaATCGAAACTaattgaat
Coding sequences within:
- the RPN1 gene encoding proteasome regulatory particle base subunit RPN1 (similar to Saccharomyces cerevisiae RPN1 (YHR027C); ancestral locus Anc_5.271); this encodes MVQETDKTQEQAQNLSNTVNIDESVKKTKKKDGKTEEEELSEEDQKLKEDLELLVQRLKEDDSSLYETSLTQLKTLIKTSTSSMTAVPKPLKFLRPSYPDLCAVYDKWTDKDMKSNMADVLSVLAMTYGDKEEHDSLRYRLLSDVPNIESWGHEYIRHLSLEIGEAYFTHVVEREAQIHGYAWDPTKVATPSPPPIDFQKDSIINLALEIVPYYLKHNGEEEAVDLLFEVESVDKLPPFVDENTYQRICQYMIACVPLLPQPEDKTYLNTAFSIYLTQSQLPEALALAIRLGNEELIRSVFDATSDKTMHQQLAYILSTQKISFEYEGIQDIIGNTKLSEHFLYLAKELNLTIPKTPEDIYKSHLDNAKSVFAGGLDSAQQNLATSFVNGLLNLGFCSDKLIVDDDNWVYKTKGDGMTSAVASIGSIYQWNLDGLQQLDKYLYVEENEIKAGALLGIGISACGVHDGDVEPALLLLQEYVNNPNAKLSTASILGLGIAFAGSANEEVLGLLLPIAADTSIPFETAVVACLSLGHIFVGTCNGDITTAIIDNYIERSDSELETEWFRFLALSLGLLYLGKPDQISDIADTLVNFEEQPMTASLDSMLHMCAYVGTGDVLMIQSILDCLTPEPEDKNANEENENDEDDGTGQINSLSEFLGEKASEGETETGEEHEHEHEHEYENEHEHEHEHEHEHENENENEENNTNDNNEDADQMDVDQEEHVETTGTTENQTEPTSTNNAEETKPKEGAQDEEKKKSEKEGEKEKGGDNEQVSDSPDGICEDLFGVLSIAMIVLGEDIGKEMSLRHFGHLMHYGNETIRRMVPLAMGLVSIADPQMKVFDTLSRLSHDADLDVAMNSIFAMGLCGVGTNNARLAQLLRQLASYYSREQDALFITRIAQGLLHLGKGTMTMDMYDDSHVLNKVTLASLLTVITGLGTPGFMLKHHQLFYFLNSGVRPKYLLTLNEDNEPIKVNVRVGQAVETVGQAGKPKTITGWITQSTPVLLNHGERAELENDEYISLSKSLEGVVILKKNPDYHEEE
- the VMA16 gene encoding H(+)-transporting V0 sector ATPase subunit c'' (similar to Saccharomyces cerevisiae PPA1 (YHR026W); ancestral locus Anc_5.270); translated protein: MIKSDSENGTSYRKKSYSQWFYYLIITIITIYILYKLFTGHGTDINIGKFLERSSPYMWANLGIALCIGLSVVGAAWGIFITGASIIGAGVRAPRITTKNLISIIFCEVVAIYGLIISIVFSSKITVASTETLLSKSNLFTGYSLFWGGITVGLSNLVCGVAVGVTGATAAVSDAADSALFVKILVIEIFGSILGLLGLIVGLLMTGKAADFA
- the THR1 gene encoding homoserine kinase (similar to Saccharomyces cerevisiae THR1 (YHR025W); ancestral locus Anc_5.269), encoding MARSFRIKVPASSANIGPGYDVLGIGLSLFLELNVTIDSSQAHETNDDPNNCKLTYSEDSEGFDSVPLQSDANLITRTALYVLRCNNIRSFPSGTKVHIHNPIPLGRGLGSSGAAVVGGVVLANEVGKLGFTRQRMLDFCLMIERHPDNITAAMMGGFCGSFLRDLTPQEIERREIPLAEVLPEPSGGENTGLVPPLPPTDIGRHVKYSWNPAIKCIAIIPNFELSTADSRGVLPKAYTTQDLVFNLQRLAVLTASLTMDPPDSELIYPAMQDRVHQPYRKTLIPGLTEILSSVTPTTHPGLLGICLSGAGPTILALATENFDDIAQEIINRFSKHNIQCSWKLLEPAYEGVIVEQQ
- the MAS2 gene encoding mitochondrial-processing protease subunit alpha (similar to Saccharomyces cerevisiae MAS2 (YHR024C); ancestral locus Anc_5.268), producing the protein MLRTTVKNLYSTIAKETFRQSTLSNGLRVATSNDPGHFSALGLYVGAGPRFENGNLRGSTHILDRLAFKSTEHIDGRTMTETLELLGGNYQCTSSRETMMYQASVFNQDVPKMLELMTETVRYPNITQQELDEQKLTTEYEIDEIWTKPDLILPELLHTTAYSGKTLGAPLLCPRELIPSISKYYLNEYRNKFYTPENTVASFVGVPHEKAVEYASKYLGDWESTNPPMTQESAHYTGGETCIPPAPVFGNLPELYYIQIGYEGLPIDHEDIYALATLQTLLGGGGSFSAGGPGKGMYSRLYTHVLNQYYFIENCVSFNHSYSDSGIFGISIACLPEAAKQATEIIAQQLYSTFANKNLRLSHDEVSRAKNQLKSSLLMNLESKLIELEDMGRQIQLRNRKVPVAKMIEKIEKLTPEDITRVARMIFTGNVKNPGNGTGRPTIVMQGKREAFGDVQQMLKHYGLGK